In the Streptomyces sp. cg36 genome, one interval contains:
- a CDS encoding alpha/beta hydrolase, whose protein sequence is MENSAALRAAALATATTAVLLAATGCSDGGTKQSSPAKASSLASQKLNWKKCGAPSQAEGTGDAPSPPPGGGEWKCATLRVPLDYAKPDAGSVELALIRTEAREKDKRIGSLVFNFGGPGGSGVTTLPAAASDYDKLRARYDLVSFDPRGVGSSAPVECESDSQLDRYFAQDFMPGDAAEEKSLLTNMKSFAATCQSNSGRVLPHVGTTNAARDMDLIRQVLGDDKLYYFGISYGTELGGVYAHLFPKNVGRAVFDAVVDPTSTSEQGSLGQAKGFQLALDNFAKDCVDRGDKCQLAGANVKEVEAGIVKLLAGLDKQPIPASGTRMLTKTEATNGIAQALYSKEYWQLLEQGVDEAEGGSGALLLALSDAMNGRSKDGTYSNIQAANTAINCADFKDRYSLEQTKAKLPEFRAASPVFGDYLGWGLLGCTAWPVPGQWSTPDVSAPGAAPIVVVGNTGDPATPYAGAKHMVEKLGPGVGVELTYKGQGHGAYNSGNKCVRDAVDSYLLDGRAPAAGTVCQ, encoded by the coding sequence ATGGAGAACTCCGCCGCCCTGCGTGCCGCCGCTCTCGCCACCGCGACCACCGCCGTCCTGCTCGCCGCCACCGGCTGCTCCGACGGCGGGACCAAGCAGTCGTCCCCGGCCAAGGCGTCGTCGCTCGCCTCCCAGAAGCTGAACTGGAAGAAGTGCGGCGCGCCCTCCCAGGCGGAGGGGACCGGGGACGCGCCCTCGCCGCCGCCCGGCGGGGGCGAGTGGAAGTGCGCCACCCTGCGCGTGCCCCTCGACTACGCCAAGCCCGACGCCGGGTCGGTCGAGCTGGCGCTGATCCGGACCGAGGCCAGGGAGAAGGACAAGCGCATCGGCTCGCTGGTCTTCAACTTCGGCGGGCCCGGCGGATCCGGGGTCACCACCCTGCCCGCCGCCGCGAGCGACTACGACAAGCTCCGGGCCCGCTACGACCTGGTGAGCTTCGACCCGCGCGGGGTCGGCTCCAGCGCGCCCGTGGAGTGCGAGAGCGACAGCCAGCTCGACCGCTACTTCGCCCAGGACTTCATGCCGGGCGACGCGGCCGAGGAGAAGAGCCTCCTGACGAACATGAAGTCGTTCGCCGCGACCTGCCAGTCCAACTCGGGGCGGGTCCTGCCCCACGTCGGCACCACCAACGCCGCGCGCGACATGGACCTGATCCGCCAGGTCCTGGGCGACGACAAGCTGTACTACTTCGGCATCTCCTACGGGACCGAACTGGGCGGGGTGTACGCCCACTTGTTCCCCAAGAACGTCGGCCGGGCGGTGTTCGACGCCGTCGTCGACCCCACCAGCACCTCCGAGCAGGGCTCGCTCGGGCAGGCCAAGGGCTTCCAGCTCGCCCTCGACAACTTCGCCAAGGACTGCGTGGACCGGGGCGACAAGTGCCAGCTCGCGGGGGCGAACGTGAAGGAGGTCGAGGCCGGGATCGTCAAACTCCTCGCCGGCCTGGACAAGCAGCCCATCCCGGCCAGCGGCACCCGCATGCTGACGAAGACCGAGGCGACCAACGGCATCGCGCAGGCGCTGTACTCCAAGGAGTACTGGCAGCTCCTCGAACAGGGCGTGGACGAGGCGGAGGGCGGGAGCGGCGCCCTGCTGCTCGCCCTGTCGGACGCGATGAACGGCCGGTCCAAGGACGGCACGTACAGCAACATCCAGGCCGCGAACACGGCGATCAACTGTGCTGATTTCAAGGATCGTTACTCACTGGAGCAAACGAAGGCCAAGCTCCCCGAGTTCCGCGCCGCCTCCCCCGTCTTCGGGGACTACCTCGGCTGGGGCCTGCTGGGCTGCACCGCCTGGCCGGTGCCGGGCCAGTGGAGCACGCCCGACGTCAGCGCTCCCGGCGCGGCGCCGATCGTCGTCGTCGGCAACACCGGCGACCCGGCCACGCCGTACGCGGGGGCCAAGCACATGGTGGAGAAGCTGGGCCCGGGGGTGGGCGTGGAGCTGACGTACAAGGGGCAGGGCCACGGCGCGTACAACAGCGGCAACAAGTGCGTGCGGGACGCGGTGGATTCGTATCTGCTGGACGGCAGGGCACCAGCGGCGGGAACCGTCTGCCAGTAG
- the moeZ gene encoding adenylyltransferase/sulfurtransferase MoeZ, translating into MSLPPLVEPAAELTVDEVRRYSRHLIIPDVGMDGQKRLKNAKVLCVGAGGLGSPALMYLAAAGVGTLGIVEFDEVDESNLQRQIIHSQADIGRSKAESAKDSVLGINPYVNVVLHEERLEADNVMDIFSQYDLIVDGTDNFATRYLVNDACVLLNKPYVWGSIYRFDGQASVFWSEHGPCYRCLYPEPPPPGMVPSCAEGGVLGVLCASIGSIQVTEAIKVLAGVGEPLVGRLMIYDALEMQYRQVKVRKDPDCAVCGANPTVTELIDYEAFCGVVSEEAQEAALGSTITPKQLKEWIDADEKIEIIDVREPNEYEIVSIPGAKLIPKNEFLMGNALQDLPQDKRIVLHCKTGVRSAEVLAVLKSAGFADAVHVGGGVIGWVHQIEPEKPVY; encoded by the coding sequence GTGTCGCTGCCACCCCTGGTAGAGCCGGCTGCCGAGCTCACCGTAGACGAGGTCCGCAGGTACTCGCGCCACCTGATCATTCCCGATGTCGGGATGGACGGGCAGAAGCGACTGAAGAACGCCAAGGTGCTCTGTGTGGGCGCCGGCGGCCTCGGCTCGCCGGCCCTCATGTACCTGGCGGCAGCCGGTGTCGGCACGCTCGGCATCGTCGAGTTCGACGAGGTCGACGAGTCGAACCTGCAGCGCCAGATCATCCACAGCCAGGCCGACATCGGCCGCTCCAAGGCCGAGTCCGCCAAGGACTCGGTGCTGGGGATCAACCCGTACGTGAACGTCGTCCTGCACGAAGAGCGGCTCGAGGCCGACAACGTGATGGACATCTTCAGCCAGTACGACCTGATCGTCGACGGCACCGACAACTTCGCCACCCGCTACCTGGTGAACGACGCGTGCGTGCTGCTGAACAAGCCGTACGTCTGGGGCTCCATCTACCGCTTCGACGGCCAGGCGTCCGTCTTCTGGTCCGAGCACGGCCCCTGCTACCGCTGCCTCTACCCGGAGCCCCCGCCGCCGGGCATGGTCCCCTCCTGCGCCGAGGGCGGCGTGCTGGGCGTGCTGTGCGCGTCCATCGGTTCCATCCAGGTCACCGAGGCCATCAAGGTCCTCGCGGGCGTCGGCGAGCCGCTGGTCGGCCGACTGATGATCTACGACGCCCTGGAGATGCAGTACCGCCAGGTCAAGGTCCGCAAGGACCCCGACTGCGCGGTCTGCGGCGCCAACCCGACCGTCACCGAGCTCATCGACTACGAGGCGTTCTGCGGCGTCGTGTCCGAGGAGGCCCAGGAGGCGGCGCTCGGCTCGACCATCACTCCCAAGCAGCTCAAGGAGTGGATCGACGCCGACGAGAAGATCGAGATCATCGACGTCCGCGAGCCGAACGAGTACGAGATCGTCTCGATCCCCGGCGCCAAGCTGATCCCGAAGAACGAGTTCCTGATGGGCAACGCCCTCCAGGACCTCCCGCAGGACAAGCGCATCGTGCTGCACTGCAAGACCGGCGTCCGCTCGGCCGAGGTGCTCGCGGTGCTGAAGTCCGCGGGCTTCGCGGACGCGGTCCACGTCGGCGGCGGCGTGATCGGCTGGGTCCACCAGATCGAGCCGGAGAAGCCCGTCTACTGA
- a CDS encoding spherulation-specific family 4 protein, with protein MPHLTTTGATRATTSGGVGFGVPGCAHPLVAPAEWAELTRPGTPLHWTVLNVADGPGSRPDPHCLEAAGKLRNAGVRVLGHLDCAHGTRPFGELVSDAHRFLDWYRVDGFLLDRCPTDRDALAEVRRTVSTLRALREGAHLVLGQGSHPYPGYAETADQLVTFNGPWSEYRWSQVAEWTADHPPERFCHFVHGVPRNHLEEALRVARWQGAGTIYFTDRGDRGGQDDPFETLPGYWDEIVSRIGPGISE; from the coding sequence GTGCCGCATCTGACCACCACCGGCGCCACGCGCGCGACGACCTCGGGCGGGGTCGGCTTCGGCGTCCCCGGCTGTGCGCACCCGCTGGTCGCCCCGGCCGAGTGGGCCGAGCTGACCCGGCCGGGCACCCCGCTCCACTGGACCGTCCTCAACGTCGCGGACGGCCCCGGCTCCCGCCCCGACCCGCACTGCCTGGAGGCCGCCGGGAAGCTGCGCAACGCGGGCGTGCGGGTCCTCGGCCACCTCGACTGCGCGCACGGGACCCGCCCCTTCGGGGAGCTGGTCTCCGACGCGCACCGCTTCCTCGACTGGTACCGGGTGGACGGCTTCCTGCTGGACCGCTGTCCCACGGACCGGGACGCGCTGGCGGAGGTGCGGCGCACGGTGTCCACCCTGCGCGCCCTGCGCGAGGGCGCCCACCTGGTGCTCGGCCAGGGCTCCCACCCGTATCCGGGCTACGCGGAGACCGCCGACCAGCTGGTCACCTTCAACGGGCCGTGGAGCGAGTACCGCTGGTCCCAGGTGGCCGAGTGGACCGCCGACCACCCGCCGGAGCGCTTCTGCCACTTCGTCCACGGGGTGCCCCGCAACCACCTCGAAGAGGCGCTGCGGGTCGCCCGCTGGCAGGGGGCGGGCACGATCTACTTCACCGACCGGGGCGACCGGGGAGGCCAGGACGACCCCTTCGAGACGCTGCCCGGCTACTGGGACGAAATTGTCTCGCGGATCGGACCTGGTATCTCGGAATGA
- a CDS encoding NAD-dependent epimerase/dehydratase family protein: MRVLLLGANGYLGRFVADRLLADPAVQLTALGRGDDADVRFDLASGSPGALTRFLDAVHPGVVINCAGATRGGARELTRHNTVAVATVCEALRRSGCGARLVQLGCASEYGPSQPGSSTAEDAVPRPGGPYGVSKLAGTELVLGSGLDAIVLRVFSPVGPGTPAGSPLGRLAEAMRRAMQSGDGELKLGGLGVQRDFVDVRDVARAVHAASLSAAQGVVNIGTGRSVKLRDAAAVLARVAGYGGALHELDGPPGLRGGVIGAPRPSADAVLEHLAGAPAPYPDGCGSWQQADVRTARDRLGWRPRINLEESLADIWMEAACRI; the protein is encoded by the coding sequence ATGAGGGTGCTACTGCTCGGTGCCAACGGATATCTGGGCCGTTTCGTCGCCGACCGCCTGCTCGCCGACCCGGCCGTCCAGCTCACCGCGCTCGGGCGCGGCGACGACGCCGACGTCCGGTTCGACCTCGCCTCCGGCAGCCCGGGAGCCCTCACCCGCTTCCTGGACGCCGTCCACCCCGGGGTCGTCATCAACTGCGCCGGCGCCACCCGCGGCGGCGCCCGCGAACTGACCCGGCACAACACCGTCGCCGTCGCCACCGTCTGCGAGGCCCTGCGCCGCAGCGGCTGCGGCGCGCGCCTGGTCCAGCTCGGCTGCGCCTCCGAGTACGGACCCTCGCAGCCCGGCTCCTCCACCGCCGAGGACGCCGTACCGCGCCCCGGCGGCCCGTACGGCGTCAGCAAGCTCGCCGGTACCGAACTCGTCCTCGGCTCCGGCCTGGACGCCATCGTGCTGCGGGTCTTCTCGCCGGTCGGCCCCGGCACCCCCGCCGGGTCCCCGCTCGGCCGGCTCGCCGAAGCCATGCGCCGCGCCATGCAGTCCGGCGACGGCGAGCTCAAACTGGGCGGCCTGGGCGTGCAGCGCGACTTCGTCGACGTGCGCGACGTGGCGCGCGCCGTGCACGCCGCCTCCCTCTCCGCCGCCCAGGGCGTCGTCAACATCGGGACCGGCCGCTCGGTCAAGCTCCGCGACGCCGCCGCCGTCCTCGCCAGGGTCGCCGGATACGGCGGCGCGCTGCACGAGCTCGACGGGCCGCCCGGGCTGCGCGGCGGGGTGATCGGCGCGCCCCGCCCGTCCGCCGACGCCGTCCTGGAGCACCTGGCCGGGGCCCCGGCGCCGTACCCCGACGGCTGCGGGAGCTGGCAGCAGGCCGACGTCCGCACCGCGCGCGACCGGCTCGGCTGGCGGCCCCGGATCAATCTGGAGGAGTCGCTGGCCGACATCTGGATGGAGGCGGCGTGCCGCATCTGA
- a CDS encoding DUF3492 domain-containing protein: protein MRVGLLTDGGYPYTTGESRLWCDRLVRGLARHEFDIYALSRTAAQEERGWVALPPQVRRVRTAPLWAPQDGGHPWTRGRAGRAYGRRERHRFAGCFRELADAICADGTPGDPGPAADRPAPARHAREGAGGDPGRGAAGGAGLAGMPGVAFAGAAFVGGPVAGAAFTPEEEAATGPAAAPAGGAARFAEALYGLADLARESGGLHTALRSETAVRILEAACRAPGANRAVATARVPDYLAFADLLERALRPLSLDWYDEAGLGDVDLCHAAGGGSAALPGLLAKRFFGVPLLVTEYGVQLRTQYLASSEVPAPVRALLAAFHRRLAVEVYERAALITPGNTHTRRWQEKCGADRAKLRTVYPGMAAERFQTVGEEPNGGDPATLVWVGRIDPTKDLIALLHAFAEVRRAEPDARLRIFYAARPTPSYGPAASVRGGRGEPAPDGQASGTDGYAYGRGPGAGGPCGPDGGAGGFGTGGFGTGGTTSAPAGHSGAGHAAPGGQGYGPAAYGGFGAGGAHGYAGAAGLPPESAAYLAHCRALAAQLFPDEAADAHAVGDNPVSFEEIGGPEAPELADAYGSGSVVVLSSVVEGFPVSLVEAMFCGRATVSTDAGAVVEVIGGTGLVVPPRNPRALADACVALLRDPERRERLGAAARARALELFTVEQNLAAFRGIYLELMSHCPVQRDTLDGSGDPVPFAHPAEAHVPGNWTAATAPATGRAPSWADPAARTEAASRPPAAPKTPAARTDTARLDTARTDEAARADNAVHLDDTVRLDTARTEEAVRADDTVRLEAVRADAARRAGAAPVQPVSSGAEPTVVIPRASTCPGCAHQTATAPTLTDLTVTGLSVTDLTVTDLSVTDPPGFGSAHAEEATR from the coding sequence ATGCGGGTCGGACTGCTCACCGACGGCGGATATCCGTACACGACCGGCGAGTCCAGGCTGTGGTGCGACCGGCTCGTGCGCGGGCTCGCGCGGCACGAGTTCGACATATACGCCCTGAGCCGTACGGCGGCTCAGGAGGAGCGCGGCTGGGTGGCGCTGCCGCCCCAGGTCCGCCGTGTCCGCACGGCCCCGCTCTGGGCCCCCCAGGACGGCGGCCACCCCTGGACCCGGGGCCGCGCGGGCCGGGCCTACGGCCGCCGCGAGCGGCACCGCTTCGCGGGCTGCTTCCGCGAACTGGCGGACGCCATCTGCGCGGACGGGACGCCCGGCGACCCGGGCCCGGCCGCCGACCGCCCGGCCCCCGCCCGGCACGCGCGCGAAGGCGCGGGAGGCGACCCGGGCCGGGGCGCGGCCGGGGGCGCGGGGCTGGCGGGGATGCCCGGAGTGGCGTTCGCGGGAGCCGCGTTCGTGGGCGGACCCGTCGCGGGCGCGGCCTTCACCCCCGAGGAGGAGGCCGCGACGGGCCCGGCCGCCGCCCCGGCCGGCGGGGCCGCCCGGTTCGCCGAGGCGCTGTACGGACTGGCCGACCTGGCCCGCGAGAGCGGCGGCCTGCACACCGCGCTCCGCTCCGAGACGGCCGTCCGCATCCTGGAGGCCGCCTGCCGCGCCCCGGGCGCCAACCGCGCGGTGGCGACCGCCCGCGTCCCCGACTACCTCGCCTTCGCCGACCTCCTGGAGCGCGCCCTGCGCCCGCTCTCGCTCGACTGGTACGACGAGGCGGGCCTCGGCGACGTCGACCTCTGCCATGCGGCGGGCGGCGGCTCCGCCGCCCTCCCCGGTCTGCTGGCCAAACGCTTCTTCGGGGTCCCGCTGCTGGTCACCGAGTACGGGGTGCAGCTGCGCACCCAGTACCTCGCGAGCAGCGAAGTGCCCGCCCCCGTGCGCGCGTTGCTCGCCGCCTTCCACCGCCGTCTCGCCGTCGAGGTGTACGAGCGGGCCGCGCTCATCACCCCCGGCAACACCCACACCCGCCGCTGGCAGGAGAAGTGCGGCGCCGACCGCGCCAAGCTGCGCACGGTGTACCCCGGCATGGCCGCCGAGCGCTTCCAGACGGTCGGCGAGGAGCCGAACGGGGGCGACCCCGCCACCCTGGTCTGGGTCGGCCGCATCGACCCCACCAAGGACCTGATCGCCCTGCTGCACGCCTTCGCGGAGGTCCGCCGGGCCGAGCCGGACGCCCGCCTGCGGATCTTCTACGCGGCCCGGCCCACCCCGTCGTACGGCCCCGCCGCGAGCGTTCGCGGGGGCCGGGGAGAGCCTGCCCCCGACGGGCAGGCGTCCGGCACGGACGGGTACGCCTACGGACGCGGGCCCGGGGCCGGTGGCCCCTGCGGCCCGGACGGCGGCGCGGGCGGGTTCGGGACCGGCGGGTTCGGTACGGGCGGGACCACGAGCGCCCCGGCCGGACACTCCGGGGCCGGGCACGCCGCCCCCGGCGGTCAGGGGTACGGCCCGGCCGCGTACGGCGGCTTCGGCGCCGGCGGGGCGCACGGGTACGCCGGTGCCGCCGGACTGCCCCCCGAGTCGGCCGCCTACCTCGCCCACTGCCGCGCCCTCGCCGCCCAGCTCTTCCCCGACGAGGCCGCCGACGCGCACGCGGTCGGCGACAACCCGGTCTCCTTCGAGGAGATCGGCGGCCCGGAGGCGCCGGAGCTCGCCGACGCGTACGGCTCGGGCAGCGTCGTCGTCCTCTCCAGCGTCGTCGAGGGCTTCCCGGTCAGCCTGGTGGAGGCGATGTTCTGCGGCCGGGCCACGGTCTCCACGGACGCGGGCGCCGTGGTCGAGGTCATCGGCGGCACCGGTCTCGTCGTACCGCCCCGCAACCCGCGCGCGCTCGCGGACGCGTGCGTGGCGCTGCTGCGCGACCCGGAACGCCGCGAGCGCCTCGGCGCCGCCGCCCGGGCCCGCGCCCTCGAACTCTTCACCGTCGAGCAGAACCTCGCGGCATTTCGCGGCATTTACCTGGAGCTGATGTCGCACTGCCCGGTCCAGCGCGACACGCTCGACGGCAGCGGCGACCCGGTGCCCTTCGCCCACCCCGCCGAGGCCCACGTCCCCGGCAACTGGACGGCGGCGACGGCCCCGGCCACCGGGCGCGCCCCGAGCTGGGCGGACCCGGCGGCGCGTACGGAGGCCGCGTCCCGCCCCCCGGCCGCACCGAAGACGCCCGCCGCCCGCACCGACACGGCACGCCTCGACACCGCACGTACGGACGAAGCCGCACGTGCCGACAACGCCGTGCACCTCGACGACACCGTGCGCCTCGACACCGCACGTACCGAAGAAGCCGTGCGTGCCGACGACACCGTGCGCCTCGAAGCCGTGCGCGCCGACGCCGCACGGCGGGCCGGTGCCGCGCCCGTGCAGCCGGTGTCCAGCGGTGCGGAGCCGACCGTCGTGATCCCCCGGGCCTCGACGTGCCCGGGCTGCGCGCACCAGACGGCCACGGCCCCCACGCTCACGGACCTGACCGTCACCGGCCTCTCCGTCACGGACCTGACCGTCACCGATCTCTCCGTCACCGACCCGCCCGGCTTCGGCTCCGCCCACGCCGAGGAGGCGACGCGATGA
- a CDS encoding dipeptide ABC transporter ATP-binding protein — protein sequence MTEVSNQALVEVSGLSIDFAGNRAVDGLSFTLAPGAALGVVGESGSGKSASAYALLGLHRGTGAVVEGTVKVAGTDVQNASDAELRRLRGGVAAMVFQDPLSSLDPYYTIGDQIAEVYRVHRGGSKRAARARAVEVLDRVGIPDAARKSRSRPHEFSGGMRQRALIAMALACEPRLLIADEPTTALDVTVQAQILDLLHGLRQETGMGLLLVTHDVGVAAESVDDVLVMRQGRAVERGPVRDVLGAPEAAYTKELLSAVPRLDTAKAASAAPGEPLLEARDLRKVFGRGKSAFTAVDGVSLTVRRGETLGVVGESGSGKTTLGRMLVGLLDTTSGTIAREGTAVQMVFQDPVASLNPRRSIGESVADPLRASGVRDEKRIRARVGELLDRVGLDPDRYDSYPHEFSGGQRQRVGIARALAAEPQLIVCDEPVSALDVTTQAHVTELLAELQRELGLGLVFIAHDLAVVRQVSDRVAVMRRGRVVEEGPVEEVYGSPRDPYTRQLLAAVPTVDPVLAAVRRAARKELREQLRAEADAAPRDEVAAA from the coding sequence ATGACCGAGGTCAGCAACCAGGCCCTGGTGGAGGTCTCCGGCCTCTCCATCGACTTCGCCGGGAACCGGGCCGTCGACGGGCTCTCCTTCACGCTGGCGCCCGGCGCCGCCCTCGGCGTGGTCGGCGAGTCCGGCTCCGGCAAGAGCGCCTCCGCGTACGCCCTGCTCGGGCTGCACCGGGGCACCGGCGCCGTGGTCGAGGGAACCGTGAAGGTCGCGGGCACCGACGTGCAGAACGCCTCCGACGCCGAACTGCGGCGGCTGCGCGGGGGAGTGGCGGCCATGGTCTTCCAGGACCCGCTCTCCTCCCTCGACCCGTACTACACGATCGGCGACCAGATCGCCGAGGTGTACCGGGTGCACCGGGGCGGCTCCAAGCGGGCCGCACGCGCGCGTGCCGTCGAGGTGCTCGACCGCGTCGGCATCCCGGACGCGGCCCGCAAGTCCCGCTCGCGCCCGCACGAGTTCAGCGGCGGCATGCGCCAGCGCGCCCTCATCGCGATGGCGCTCGCCTGCGAACCCAGGCTGCTGATCGCCGACGAGCCGACCACCGCCCTCGACGTCACCGTCCAGGCCCAGATCCTCGACCTGCTGCACGGGCTGCGCCAGGAGACCGGGATGGGGCTGCTGCTGGTCACCCATGACGTGGGCGTGGCGGCCGAGAGCGTCGACGACGTCCTCGTCATGCGCCAGGGGCGCGCGGTGGAGCGCGGCCCGGTCCGGGACGTGCTGGGCGCGCCCGAGGCCGCGTACACCAAGGAGCTGCTGTCGGCGGTGCCGCGCCTGGACACCGCCAAGGCGGCCTCGGCCGCCCCCGGCGAACCACTGCTCGAAGCCCGCGACCTGCGCAAGGTGTTCGGCCGCGGCAAGTCGGCGTTCACCGCCGTCGACGGCGTCTCGCTCACCGTGCGGCGCGGCGAGACGCTCGGCGTGGTCGGCGAGAGCGGCAGCGGCAAGACGACGCTCGGCCGGATGCTGGTCGGTCTGCTCGACACCACCTCCGGCACGATCGCGCGCGAGGGCACGGCCGTCCAGATGGTCTTCCAGGACCCGGTCGCCTCCCTCAACCCCCGCCGCTCGATCGGCGAGTCCGTGGCGGATCCGCTGCGCGCCTCGGGCGTACGGGACGAGAAGCGCATCCGCGCGCGCGTGGGCGAACTCCTGGACCGCGTCGGACTCGACCCGGACCGCTACGACAGCTATCCGCACGAGTTCAGCGGCGGCCAGCGCCAGCGCGTGGGCATCGCCCGGGCGCTCGCGGCCGAGCCGCAGCTGATCGTCTGCGACGAGCCGGTCTCCGCGCTCGACGTCACCACGCAGGCCCATGTCACCGAGCTGCTGGCGGAGTTGCAGCGCGAACTGGGCCTCGGCCTGGTCTTCATCGCGCACGACCTCGCCGTGGTGCGCCAGGTCAGCGACCGGGTGGCGGTGATGCGGCGCGGCCGGGTCGTGGAGGAGGGCCCGGTCGAGGAGGTGTACGGCTCGCCCCGCGACCCGTACACGCGCCAGCTGCTGGCGGCCGTCCCGACGGTCGACCCGGTGCTGGCGGCCGTGCGCCGGGCGGCCCGCAAGGAGCTGCGCGAGCAACTGCGCGCGGAGGCCGACGCGGCACCCCGCGACGAAGTGGCCGCAGCCTGA
- a CDS encoding ABC transporter permease, whose amino-acid sequence MTGFLLRRLAGAAFVLLALSVVVYLVFYAAPGNVAQIVCGERCSPAQVAQVHDRLQLGDPLYAQYWHFLQGLFVGRDFSSGVGVVHCDAPCLGLSYRQDSPVTEILLNKLPVTASLVLGAFVLWILLGVGTGLLSAWKRGGAVERTLTGITLVGVSTPVFVIGLVLIIVFCSTLGWLPFPQYTPFADDPEQWFWGLLLPWISLALIESAKYARLVRSSMLETLAEDHVRTFRAYGVSERAIVGRHALRGALAPVIALGALDAGSAVGGAVLTESLFGLQGIGKLLVDSVRQVDLPVVVGVVMTTGFFVVLANAVADALYVVADRRVVLR is encoded by the coding sequence GTGACGGGCTTCCTGCTGCGGCGGCTCGCCGGTGCGGCCTTCGTGCTGCTCGCCCTCTCCGTCGTCGTCTACCTCGTCTTCTACGCCGCCCCCGGCAACGTCGCCCAGATCGTCTGCGGCGAGCGCTGCTCCCCGGCGCAGGTCGCCCAGGTGCACGACCGCCTCCAGCTCGGCGACCCCCTCTACGCGCAGTACTGGCACTTCCTCCAGGGCCTGTTCGTGGGACGCGACTTCTCCTCCGGCGTCGGCGTCGTCCACTGCGACGCGCCCTGCCTCGGCCTCTCCTACCGCCAGGACTCGCCGGTCACCGAGATCCTCCTGAACAAGCTGCCCGTCACGGCCTCGCTGGTGCTCGGCGCGTTCGTGCTGTGGATCCTGCTGGGCGTCGGCACCGGACTGCTCTCCGCCTGGAAGCGCGGCGGCGCCGTCGAGCGGACGCTGACCGGGATCACCCTGGTCGGCGTCTCCACCCCGGTCTTCGTGATCGGCCTGGTGCTGATCATCGTCTTCTGCTCGACGCTCGGCTGGCTGCCGTTCCCGCAGTACACCCCGTTCGCCGACGACCCCGAGCAGTGGTTCTGGGGACTGCTGCTGCCGTGGATCTCGCTGGCGCTGATCGAGAGCGCCAAATACGCCCGCCTGGTGCGCAGTTCGATGCTGGAGACCCTCGCCGAGGACCATGTGCGCACCTTCCGCGCGTACGGCGTGAGCGAGCGGGCCATCGTCGGCCGGCACGCCCTGCGCGGCGCGCTCGCCCCGGTGATCGCGCTCGGCGCGCTCGACGCGGGCTCGGCGGTCGGCGGCGCGGTGCTCACCGAGTCGCTCTTCGGACTCCAGGGCATCGGCAAGCTCCTGGTGGACTCGGTCCGCCAGGTCGACCTGCCGGTGGTGGTCGGCGTCGTGATGACGACCGGATTCTTCGTCGTACTGGCCAATGCCGTCGCGGACGCGCTGTACGTGGTGGCCGACCGACGGGTGGTGCTGCGATGA
- a CDS encoding ABC transporter permease translates to MSEALLASETGAAQVAAPASGARQFWRRLRAQRAVTVAAVVFALLVLVALAAPLLTALEGQDPNTYHPALVDSVAGGVPKGAFGGISSEHWLGVEPQTGRDLFARLVYGARVSLGVAFIATLVQVFIGVSLGLLAALGGRWADQAVSRITDVMVALPLLVIGLGLIAVVPQSVPRPVLVTLIIALVQWSGISKIVRSSALSLKSLDYVAAARLSGWGGFAVARRELLPALAAPVITYSVLLVPANVSVEAALSFLGVGIKPPTPSWGQMLTDANTWYQSAPTYLLLPAGFLLVTVLSLTVVGEGVRTALDPRAASRLRVGVKSRKKKEASK, encoded by the coding sequence ATGAGTGAGGCCCTGTTGGCCTCGGAGACGGGAGCGGCCCAGGTGGCCGCTCCCGCTTCGGGGGCCCGTCAGTTCTGGCGGCGGCTGCGCGCCCAGCGCGCCGTGACCGTCGCCGCCGTCGTCTTCGCGCTGCTCGTGCTCGTCGCGCTCGCCGCGCCCCTGCTCACCGCCCTGGAGGGGCAGGACCCGAACACCTACCACCCGGCGCTCGTCGACTCCGTCGCGGGCGGCGTCCCCAAGGGCGCGTTCGGCGGGATCAGCTCCGAGCACTGGCTCGGCGTCGAACCGCAGACCGGCCGCGACCTGTTCGCCCGGCTCGTCTACGGCGCCCGGGTCTCCCTCGGCGTCGCCTTCATCGCCACCCTGGTGCAGGTCTTCATCGGGGTGAGCCTCGGACTGCTCGCCGCGCTCGGCGGACGCTGGGCCGACCAGGCCGTCAGCCGGATCACCGATGTGATGGTCGCGCTGCCGCTGCTGGTCATCGGGCTCGGCCTGATCGCCGTCGTCCCGCAGTCCGTGCCCCGGCCCGTCCTGGTGACCCTGATCATCGCGCTGGTGCAGTGGTCCGGCATCTCCAAGATCGTGCGCTCGTCGGCGCTCAGCCTGAAGTCGCTCGACTACGTGGCCGCGGCCCGGCTGAGCGGCTGGGGCGGCTTCGCCGTCGCCCGCCGCGAACTGCTGCCCGCGCTCGCCGCGCCCGTCATCACCTACAGCGTGCTGCTCGTCCCCGCGAACGTCTCCGTCGAGGCGGCGCTGTCGTTCCTCGGCGTCGGCATCAAGCCGCCCACCCCGTCCTGGGGACAGATGCTCACCGACGCCAACACCTGGTACCAGTCGGCGCCGACCTATCTGCTGCTGCCCGCCGGGTTCCTGCTCGTCACCGTGCTCTCCCTGACCGTCGTCGGCGAGGGCGTGCGCACCGCGCTCGACCCGCGCGCGGCCTCCCGGCTCCGGGTCGGCGTCAAGTCCCGCAAGAAGAAGGAGGCATCGAAGTGA